In Canis aureus isolate CA01 chromosome 25, VMU_Caureus_v.1.0, whole genome shotgun sequence, the genomic window AAATCTTTCATTAAAACGTTGCCTTGTGGCATTGACAACAGTCACGAATATGTGAGTTAGGAAGGACAACAGCCTCCAAAAGCTTTCTTACTAATACCACTATTAGGCTATGGGCTTTGAGCTGCTTCTCCAGTGTGGTGGCAGCCTGTCAGGCTCTGGACTGGTTTCCGTCCCCATATAGAGACCTCCTCACTGTACCCTAGTGGAGCCCATCCTGGTACCCATCCTAGTACCAGGATGGGAGCTGGCCCGGTTGTGACAGCCATGGTGCTAGTTAACATCAGATataaactggaaaacaaaaacagcggaagggtggcggggggtggggggtggtggtggtggtggaagtaTAAGAAAAGAAGAGGGCAAGGCTGGAAGTACTATGTCACTTTATACGAGAATGTAATCAAAGATAAAAGGCCAGGAACCCTGACAAGAGTCTTGGAGAATTACAGCTTTATTGTGTAAGGCTTAGTATGTAGATtttataaacaattattttttttccatgttaaaaaaattatcccGGTGAGCTGACGCTCAGTCGAGTGAACAGAAATGCGAATGGTTTCAATCTCGCAGCACCAGCTAGGCCTCTCCAACTTCGTTAAGATACTAGCTACCTTGAAGGAAGTCTTGGCTCAGCCAGGACCTGCTGTGGTCATTAGATTAATATCCTGTAAAAAGGAGAAGAGTCCCCATTCGCTGAAAAGCGGTATTTCTGGACCACAATCCTAaagagacgggggtgggggcggtgggggtgggtgggatgaGGGTTGGTTTCCCATCATAACCCCACATCTCtgttttggagggaaaaaaaaaaaaagtttgataggGAATGCAAAATGGCGACCCGCAGTGACGTCATGCCTGCCTCGGTCGCGTACCGGGGCCTCAGTAAGGGCGGAAGCGGGCTAGAGCCACCTCAGGGCGCCTCGGCACCCGCAGCCCCGGCTACCTACGCAAAAGGGAAAGTTTTAACGTCGGGCGGATGTGTCCCCGCGGATAATTGACTGAGGGCGGAAGCTCTCCTTTTAAGGGCGGAAAGGCTCCAACCCACGGATAATAGCTTCAGCGCCTGTTGCGTTTCAGTCACTTCCGGGGCGGATCGGAAgttgctttgttttgcttcaaGATGGCTGCGGGGATGTATTTGGAACATTATCTGGACAGTAAGAGCAGGCTGGAGGAGGGGGTCAGGGGTCATAGAGTGGTGGGGGGGGGTCGGGGCTGAGCTGCTGTACGGCCCCGAAGTCCCGGTGGTCAGAAAGTCCCAATTGTGAAGGGGTTCcgtgaaagaaaatattgaaggGTGTGAAGAAagagggggcggggcagcagGGTCGAGGCCTGGCTTTTGGGTGTAGACGAGGGAGGGGCTGCGCGGTAGGGCTGAGGGGGGTGTCTCTTGAGGGGCTAATGGGCAGAGCCGGGAAGGTATTTGCCGACCCCATCTCCAGGGTCTCCAGCCTCAGGATATCCATCccccaaaccccccccccccccaatccttCAGGATCGGTCGTTTTAGTGTATCACCCACTGCCATTTGGAGCAGTGCCAAAGACTTGCTCGCAGCTTCtctgctctgttctttctcaGAAACGGTTTTTCAGTGGGGATCGGGGGTGGTTAGTGACTACTGTCAGATGATAAACTGGAACGCTTCTCTTCTTCCAATTCCTACCAAATGGAAATCTGGTGCTACGCTTATGCCATTTGTGTAACCCACCCCTTCACAAAGCCTGTCACCCTTATGCGCTTACATTTGTCTTAGTATTgagagtcattcattcattcatttattgaggCCTTGCTCTGGGTCAGACATAATGGCAAGTACTGCGGAGATACCAAAATGATGACACAGACCCTGCCCTCCAGTGCTTATAGTTTAGGAGGAAACAGATTCTGCTAATCAATAATTATAAAACTGACAAGTGAAATAATAGAAGTACATTACAAGGACAGTTGGTAGCACTGGAGAAAGAGGGGCAAATTACTTGGGGACGTAGGTAAAACTTTACCAGAGGATGTGATGTTTGAATAGAGTTTTGAAGATCGAGTGTTTGCCAgtgtgaagaaagaaaggaaactgctGGTTGGGGAAAGCATCAGCAAAGGTATTGTGGTGGGTTTGTGGCAGGTCAAGGAATAGTGAAGTCAGTGCTTGCTGTATAGGACTCTTACGGTGGACGATTGGCAAGTGAGCCTGGAGAAGGAGGTGGGAGCTAGGTTGTGCAAGGTCTTTTAAGCCAAGCTAAGAGGCTTGCACACTGTAGATAGTCAGGAaccaacagattttaaaaacaggttTCAATAAAGGAAAATAACTGATGTATGGTAAGTTCAGGTCTCAGAGAGTGACCGAAGTCTTTAGGAGCTAAAGGGACAGATGAAATGGCTGGGTagttgagagagaaggaagaataCAAAGTGCCTCCTTGATTTCCTGCTTGGGAGGTGAGGTAGATAGGATACTTTCAGCAAGATAGGGAATTCAGGAGTAACAGCAATACACCTAACTCAATTTAAACTTAAGCACAGGCATGGTGATTGTATGAGAGTGAATGAGATCGAGATCATTCAGGGAATACAAGCAAAGTGGGAAATGAGAGGGTTAAAGTATAGGCCCAAGAAAACATTAGCATTTAAGGGACAGGCTAGCAAAACGTCACtgttggaattatcagaaagTATAGGGTGAGATTTGGAATCCTAAGAGGAAGAAAGTTACTGAAGGACAGAAGATGGTGCCAACTGCTgcagatgtattttttaagataggACATATAAAAGATCATTTGTTTtggagctattttatttttatttttttatctttttttttattttttatttttttatttatttatgatagtcacatagagagagagagagagagagagagagagagagaggcagagacataagcagagggagaagcaggctccatgcaccgggagcctgacgtgggattcgatcccgggtctccaggatcgcgccctgggccaaaggcaggcgccaaaccgctgcgccacccagggatccctggaactaTTTTAGAAGTTTGAAATGCTGTCATGGGaagagattttttcttttatggagaGACTTAAGTATATATGTCTTTATTCAGGTATTTATTGAAGACCCTCTGTACTCGAGTCATAGTAAAATGAGAGAGAAGCTAGATGTGTCCAGTCCTTTTGGAGGGTCAGGGAGATAGATACCAAATAACCAGCAGTCCTTCTGGAGGGTTAGGGAGATAGATACCAAATAACCGGTTACACAACTAATTCCTTAACCACAGCTGGATAAGTGCCCAAAAGGGTAGAGCTAGAATAACTTGACAGCATAATCCAGGGCACTTGGAGTCTGGAGAAGTCAGAGTTGAGCTGAACTTTGAAGAATGAACAGGAATTCAGTAGGAAAAGAGGTATGGTGGAGGTGGGATGAAGAACACCAAGCAGTGCATTCTGGACAGAGAAGGCAGTGCTTGGAAAGCTGGGGAGCAGGATGAGCCCTGGCAGGTTGAGGGCACTCAGAGAAGGCCAGCATGATTAGAGCAGACGGCACACAGGGGGATTGACCTGAATCAAGGCTGGAGTAAGGTGAGCATGGGGCAGAAAGTACAAAATAGGAACAGGAAATGTGTGATAGAAGTTATTAGTTATAAAAGCAAAGAGGGGGACTTGGtgagatttgcatttttttaagagaacattCTGACTACTATATAGAAAAGAGATTAGAAGTATGCGTGTGTGATGAGTGGAAGGTTCCACTCATCAGATACCAGGTAGGTATCTGGATTGAGGGGAAGGAGCTTGGAGGAATACAAGATTGAGGGCAAGGAGCTTGGAGGAGTACAAGAAAAGGAGGGACTGATTGGTAAAGTAAGGTCACTGAAGGGGCAAGTGATGGGAAAGCTGTAAAGAGGTGGCAGAGTTAATTGTGCAGAGATGCAAACACAGCCTCCACTGACAAAGCAATGATGGGTGCTGTTCCAGATAAATCCAACTGTTCCaaggaagggaaactgagtcccactGGACCTGTACTTTAAAAGCAgctatcccaggatccctgggtggctcagcagtttggcgcctgccttcggcccagggtgtgatcttggagtccccagatcaagccccacgtcaggctccctgcatggagcctgcttctccctctgcctgtgtctctgcctctctctctgtgtgtctctcatgaataaataaataaaatcttttaaaaataggggatccctgggtggcgcagcggtttggcgcctgcctttggtccagggcgcgatcctggagacccgggatcgaatcccgtgtcgggctcccggtgcatggaggctgcttctccctctgcctgtgtctctgcctctctctctctctctctctctctctctctgtgactatcataaataaataaaaattaaaaaaaatatgtttaaaaaaaaaaagaaaaataaaataaaataaaatcagctatCAGGCCTATGAAGTGCCATGATTCTCAATTTTTCTTCTCCCTAGGTATCGAAAACCTTCCCTTCGAACTGCAGAGAAACTTTCAGCTCATGAGGGACCTGGACCAAAGAACAGAGGGTATGTATAGAGTAGGGATTTTGAGTGTATAATGAGATTGTACGatcacttctttttctctttgatgtTACTGTATCATCTGGTCTGAACTGGGGAACTGTGGCTCCTCTTTTTTTACTCTCTTATATTCTTAAAAGGAGAACGGTGAAGATTTGCACTTCTAGATCAGCTTTTCCATAATAAGTAGAGTATTGTGATGATGCCTCAAGAATTCAAGGATGCTATGTTCTTTGTATCTGCGAGaggaattaaaaaagaagtcaacTCTAGAATCATTTCTATTCTCTATATTCAATATATCTATAGGAAGACTGGGATGTTTCTACCCCACTGGATTGTTAAtgttactataaaaaaaattcagtgtggaaaaaaaaaaattcagtgtggCTGTAGACCACAAGTCATGTTGGTAGAGAAgctcttaagaaagaaagagagaaaaaaaaaaaaaaagaaagaaagaaagagagaaagaaaaaacgaAGAAAAAGTAGCAATTAACAACAGGATCTCTACGCTGTATTCTTCAACCTTATAGAAGCACTAGATACCATCTGTGGCCTTCCTTGGATGTTGAGCAAATCTGGCTGCGTTGAGGCATTCACTTAGAGCCTAAGACTACACTACAGTGGTCAGATTGGTCTCTTCAGGGGCAAAGATATCATCTTTTGGAGCCGTCCCCCATACCTGCTAAAGGATATCTATATATAAGACCTATGTCTTATCTTCCGTCCTTATGTAGCCATGCTTAAGGATATGACAGGCTGGTGTTATAATACCTAAAGCTGTGATTTCAGCTACTCTGGGTAAGTTTACTCATGAAAAGGTGAACATCATGGAAAATCCTGGGTCTAGACCCCCGAGAACTGCCTGCTGAATGCTGAGAACCAGCTTGCTTCCTTTGTATAACACAGTCCCTACTCTTGAGTTCATGCATAGGAAGACCGGTTGGGAGATTATTGAACTACATGCATTTTCAGCTTCCTCCCAAGGCATCACATGAAACGGGACACAAATATAGTGTGTACACAGAGCCTTCTGGTTGTCTGTCATGGCACCTTGTTATAGTCATTCTTTTGCCTCttttcatcaacattttttatGAGTCCTACCAAATAGGAGGCAGTAGACATCTACAGCCTCAGTGTCTGGGGACGTCGCCAGCCTTCCGCTATTAAAATGTTTGGAGCAACATCTAAGATGaacaaacaggaaaagaaagtgaTGGGAAATACAAGCAGGTTGCAGACGATGAGCAAAATAGGGTAGAAGAACTGTTACATAAATGAACTAGGGCCTAGTTTTAAACGATGAGTCACAGATGTACAGACCTGGaaggcagcagcagcaacagatGACCCAGCCAGCTTTGCCGCACTCAGAGCTGCCACAGAATGTTTTTGAGACAAGAAATCAGGAAGCCTGTTAGACAAGACTCATGGTTCAAGAAGCAGCAAGCCCTGCGAAGAAGCATCCTCAGACATAACAAAAATAGCCTTCGGATTAGTGCAACGGGCAGAGACCCCCTCCGTGGTTTTCAGGAATTTTAGTTCCAACTCTGATAGCAATGTTTTCAGCACCTGGAGGCACCTCTAAAACAAATACTGTCAATGTGTTGCGTTTCTTGAGTAAGTGGCACAGTACCTGTGAACTCTCGGGGCGTTTTGGTTCGAAGGTTATGATGATGGTCAATGGCAAAGGTCCAAGAAACAAGAGGAAGAAGTGTGTTTCACCTAGCCACTCCGGGGCCTTTGTGACCAGGCCTCTGTCTCTGTTGTAGACCTGAAGGCTGAAATTGACAAGTTGGCCACTGAGTATATGAGTAGCGCCCGCAGCCTGAGCTCCGAGGAAAAATTGGCTCTTCTCAAACAGATCCAGGAAGCCTATGGCAAATGCAAGGAATTTGGTGACGACAAGGTGCAGCTTGCCATGCAGACCTATGAGATGGTATGGCCCTGTTCATGGCTCCCCACCTACCTCCTGTCTAATCCTCGGGGTCCTAGAACCCTCCTTCAGCTGTGTTGGGATCTGTTCTGGGTCTGGGAGAGACACAGAGTATGCCTtagccttattttctttttctggaaccAGCTGTgtacctctttcttttccttcctttgcccCTAGGTGGATAAACACATTCGGCGACTGGACACAGACCTGGCCCGTTTTGAGGCTGATTTAAAGGAGAAGCAGATTGAATCAAGTGACTATGACAGCTCGTCCAGCAAAGGCAAAAAGAgtgaggaggggggcggggcttGAGAGGTGGGCCAGGACTCCAAGGGAGAAGCAGCTACTGCTCTTCAGcccagagggaggggcagcagcttggaaggagggggaagcaggaagACTTAACCATATCTTtctgtctccctgcctcctggcttTCCCCCTCTTTCCTAGAAGGCCGGActcaaaaggagaagaaagctgCCCGTGCTCGTTCCAAAGGGAAAAACTCAGATGAAGAAGCTCCCAAAGCCACCCAAAAGAAGTTAAAGCTTGTGCGCACGTGAGTGTACAAGGGAGCATTTTGCCAAATTAGTTTTTCCCCTTGCCCTGCaccctaccacacacacacacacagacacacacacagacactgcaCACATTGCCCCTTGCCACCCTCTCCGTCTTCTGTGCCAGCAACTTCTCCTTATCGTTGCAGTCTTTGCTGGATAGAGAAGAGAAGGCACAAATCACTTGCCCCACCAGGATGTCTTTCTACCACCTCTGTAGCttccctttttgcagatgacacgtTCTCTTCCTCTCGGCATGCAGAAGTCCTGAGTATGGGATGCCCTCAGTGACCTTTGGCAGTGTCCACCCCTCTGATGTGTTGGATATGCCTGTGGATCCCAACGAACCCACCTATTGCCTTTGTCACCAGGTCTCCTATGGAGAGATGATTGGCTGTGACAACCCTGATGTGAGAACCAACCGTTTTGCCTCCAGATGGGGTTCTGGGGGCCATGAGGGTGTGGGTACGAGAGGGGAAGAAATGCTTGAATAGCGGGACTCCAGAATAAGAGGAAGGTGGAGTTGGTTGACCTTGGGACCTCTTAAGATTTCTCCAAAGGGACGGAATATAGGAACTCTTCTAAGAATCTGTGGAGgacacttcttttctttcctctgctcCATCCGGGCCCCTGACTTCCGCTTCTTCCATCTTCCTCCTTTTCAGTGTTCCATTGAGTGGTTCCACTTTGCCTGTGTGGGGCTGACGACCAAGCCTCGGGGGAAGTGGTGAGTGAGAGAGTTGCGGCAGGCGCCGGGCTGCCCCTGAGCTGCATGGAGGAGGGCACTCCCTCTCACTCATGTTCTCCCTCCCGCCTCTCTATCGCGTCCCCCTCTAGGTTCTGCCCACGCTGCTCCCAGGAacgcaagaagaaatagataggGACCTTGGATTCCCACGGTTTCTTCCACATCCCTGGACCCGGGCTAGTGGGGAGAGGAGAGCctgtgctggggcctgggggctcggGGAGGGTGGATGGCACAACTGCTGTcatctcttctcctcccctcctcttgcTCCTGGTGCTGAGGCTGCACCCCAACCCTAGGAGGGAGGGGTGCCACAGCCGCTAACTGGCTGTGCTCTCATTCAGCCTGCCCCCCTCAGAGGGAAGCGGTCTTGCCCACTGTCCTTTTGCCTCCATGCTGAGGTTGGTGCTGTATTTCCAAGGGATGGTCCTCTTCACCCCCCCTCGCTCTGTATTAAGGACTAGGGCAGTAGCATGGGGGTGCTCCCCAGCCCTCCTGACTCCCTCCCCCTGTGGGGGGGTGGGCTACGGTGTGATAAACTCTCTTTGTTCTCTTCCCACTTTGTCCCTGGTAGGGGCTCTCCCACAGCATCTGGGCTGTGGCCTTAGTAGAAGGGCACCCCTTCCTCTGTGCCAAGAGGATTCATCCTGGCCTTGTGAATGGGAGAGGGGGCAAGGTGGAATGCACAGAACTCACGTGTAAAGGAATTTGAGTAGGTGAATAAAAGCTATACATGTTGGCCTGCTGTGTTTATTGTACAGACCATATTTTAGTACATGtgctaaacttttatttttttttttttcatcctctgGGTTGGATTAGAGGTGGGAGGGTAACATGCCAGAAGTAGAATGAGACCTGGAACCAGACGTGGTACCTCTGCACCAGAATT contains:
- the ING4 gene encoding inhibitor of growth protein 4 isoform X1, whose amino-acid sequence is MAAGMYLEHYLDSIENLPFELQRNFQLMRDLDQRTEDLKAEIDKLATEYMSSARSLSSEEKLALLKQIQEAYGKCKEFGDDKVQLAMQTYEMVDKHIRRLDTDLARFEADLKEKQIESSDYDSSSSKGKKKGRTQKEKKAARARSKGKNSDEEAPKATQKKLKLVRTSPEYGMPSVTFGSVHPSDVLDMPVDPNEPTYCLCHQVSYGEMIGCDNPDCSIEWFHFACVGLTTKPRGKWFCPRCSQERKKK
- the ING4 gene encoding inhibitor of growth protein 4 isoform X2, with product MAAGMYLEHYLDSIENLPFELQRNFQLMRDLDQRTEDLKAEIDKLATEYMSSARSLSSEEKLALLKQIQEAYGKCKEFGDDKVQLAMQTYEMVDKHIRRLDTDLARFEADLKEKQIESSDYDSSSSKGKKSRTQKEKKAARARSKGKNSDEEAPKATQKKLKLVRTSPEYGMPSVTFGSVHPSDVLDMPVDPNEPTYCLCHQVSYGEMIGCDNPDCSIEWFHFACVGLTTKPRGKWFCPRCSQERKKK
- the ING4 gene encoding inhibitor of growth protein 4 isoform X4 gives rise to the protein MAAGMYLEHYLDSIENLPFELQRNFQLMRDLDQRTEDLKAEIDKLATEYMSSARSLSSEEKLALLKQIQEAYGKCKEFGDDKVQLAMQTYEMVDKHIRRLDTDLARFEADLKEKQIESSDYDSSSSKGRTQKEKKAARARSKGKNSDEEAPKATQKKLKLVRTSPEYGMPSVTFGSVHPSDVLDMPVDPNEPTYCLCHQVSYGEMIGCDNPDCSIEWFHFACVGLTTKPRGKWFCPRCSQERKKK
- the ING4 gene encoding inhibitor of growth protein 4 isoform X3 produces the protein MAAGMYLEHYLDSIENLPFELQRNFQLMRDLDQRTEDLKAEIDKLATEYMSSARSLSSEEKLALLKQIQEAYGKCKEFGDDKVQLAMQTYEMVDKHIRRLDTDLARFEADLKEKQIESSDYDSSSSKEGRTQKEKKAARARSKGKNSDEEAPKATQKKLKLVRTSPEYGMPSVTFGSVHPSDVLDMPVDPNEPTYCLCHQVSYGEMIGCDNPDCSIEWFHFACVGLTTKPRGKWFCPRCSQERKKK
- the ING4 gene encoding inhibitor of growth protein 4 isoform X5, with the translated sequence MRDLDQRTEDLKAEIDKLATEYMSSARSLSSEEKLALLKQIQEAYGKCKEFGDDKVQLAMQTYEMVDKHIRRLDTDLARFEADLKEKQIESSDYDSSSSKGKKKGRTQKEKKAARARSKGKNSDEEAPKATQKKLKLVRTSPEYGMPSVTFGSVHPSDVLDMPVDPNEPTYCLCHQVSYGEMIGCDNPDCSIEWFHFACVGLTTKPRGKWFCPRCSQERKKK